Proteins co-encoded in one Papaver somniferum cultivar HN1 chromosome 5, ASM357369v1, whole genome shotgun sequence genomic window:
- the LOC113279159 gene encoding uncharacterized protein LOC113279159 → MDYWYQVQHDYYFQRAKHNILTFDDKNTKYLHDKVKYRKRRTQIESLQSADGTWITDGRSIASDFRKHFSTISKTTNPPDCEDFLCDILPCISREENDMLIKIPTSEDIRNVMFQMQPWTSPGPDGYPPGIYQKMWTVVGDDTVKMIPDNIVMAHELVHSMRKCKATKGLMAVKLDMSKVFDRIEWKFLLVILKKLGFHDDWCSMIKECISTVSASVLLNGSPGMLQGTKVTNSSPSVSHMLFADDCLIFAKANIQGARKLDKIIKSFSKYSGQSINYEKSSMTFSPKIDSQVKSQIASILNIKTLGIKGKYLGVPILIQHNKMETFGDLPDRFLDRLSSWKGKHMNQPTRTVMVQSVLGTLASHHLVVFPMQKKLTDKLDGTQRNCWWNKKHGGKGLMLTETDAEWVKFLSSKYFPNNNPLHASSADGSWIWKGIVRGLDIIKKSYCWEVGDGKKISIWKDIWVPSIATPLSSRFMSSNMLTVDQLMIPNSNRWNLEVLEALFDSNIVTEIYVNVTVQQIKKSILEWNENVAKLAAKQSQVIRNMLTVPWTVPAVGYHKINFDASFIKENKSMGSGLIMTNDAGIFKGAWCIPTVAEDVEQAEALALLEAVQTTIRGGITNIHLEGDCTNVINALNGKIGAVKWQNNAIIRDCVELLKFFNNWVITYVPRETNCATDLLAKDAIKMLLLFGLVELLSG, encoded by the exons ATGGACTATTGGTACCAAGTCCAACATGATTATTACTTTCAAAGAGCTAAGCATAATATTCTCACTTTTGATGACAAGAACACTAAATATTTGCATGACAAGGTTAAGTATAGGAAAAGAAGAACTCAAATTGAGTCTCTTCAGTCTGCTGATGGTACTTGGATTACTGATGGGAGGAGTATTGCTAGTGATTTTAGGAAACATTTCTCTACTATTAGCAAAACTACTAATCCTCCTGATTGTGAGGACTTTCTCTGTGATATTTTACCTTgtatttctcgggaagagaatgATATGCTTATTAAAATACCCACTAGTGAGGATATTAGGAATGTCATGTTTCAAATGCAACCATGGACTTCCCCTGGCCCTGATGGTTACCCTCCGGGGATTTATCAAAAAATGTGGACTGTTGTTGGGGATGACACCGTTAAGATG ATTCCTGACAATATAGTTATGGCCCATGAACTAGTTCATTCTATGAGGAAATGTAAAGCCACTAAGGGTCTAATGGCTGTTAAATTGGACATGTCAAAAGTCTTTGATAGAATTGAATGGAAGTTTTTATTAGTTATTCTTAAGAAACTTGGGTTTCATGATGATTGGTGTTCTATGATTAAGGAATGTATCTCTACTGTCTCTGCCTCTGTTCTCCTAAACGGCTCTCCAG GCATGTTACAGGGAACAAAAGTCACTAATTCTAGTCCTTCTGTTAGTCATatgctttttgcagatgactgtctCATTTTTGCAAAGGCAAATATACAAGGTGCTAGGAAGCTGGATAAAATTATTAAAAGTTTCAGTAAGTATAGTGGTCAATCCATTAACTATGAGAAGTCAAGTATGACCTTTTCCCCTAAGATTGATAGTCAAGTTAAGAGTCAAATTGCTAGTATCTTGAATATTAAAACTCTTGGTATTAAGGGCAAATACCTAGGAGTCCCCATCCTTAttcaacataacaaaatggaaacATTTGGGGACTTACCAGATAGATTTCTAGATAGACTGTCTAGCTGGAAAGGTAAGCATATGAATCAACCTACTAGGACTGTGATGGTTCAGTCTGTCTTAGGTACTTTAGCATCTCATCACTTGGTTGTCTTTCCCATGCAAAAAAAGCTCACAGACAAACTTGATGGAACTCAAAGAAACTGTTGGTGGAACAAAAAACATGGTGGTAAAGGCTT AATGCTAACTGAAACTGATGCTGAATGGGTAAAATTTTTGAGTTCCAAATACTTCCCAAACAACAATCCTCTCCATGCTAGTAGTGCAGATGGGagttggatttggaaaggaattgtTAGAGGCCTGGACATAATCAAAAAGTCCTATTGTTGGGAGGTAGGTGATGGTAAAAAGATTTCTATTTGGAAGGATATTTGGGTTCCAAGTATAGCCACTCCCCTCTCTTCTAGATTTATGTCTAGTAATATGTTAACTGTGGATCAACTTATGATACCTAATAGTAACAGATGGAATCTAGAAGTTCTAGAAGCTCTGTTTGATAGTAATATTGTTACTGAAATATAT GTAAATGTAACAGTTCAGCAGATAAAGAAATCCATCTTGGAATGGAATGAAAATGTGGCTAAATTAGCTGCTAAACAAAGTCAAGTAATAAGGAACATGCTTACTGTACCATGGACAGTTCCAGCCGTGGGCTATcataaaattaattttgatgcttctttcatcaaagaaaataaaagtatGGGATCTGGACTAATCATGACCAATGATGCAGGTATCTTTAAAGGAGCCTGGTGCATCCCAACAGTAGCAGAAGATGTAGAGCAAGCAGAAGCATTGGCATTATTGGAGGcagtacaaacaacaataaggGGTGGAATCACAAATATCCATCTGGAAGGAGACTGCACTAATGTTATCAATGCTCTGAATGGAAAAATTGGAGCTGTTAAATGGCAAAATAATGCTATCATTAGAGATTGTGTTGAGTTATTAAAATTCTTTAATAATTGGGTGATTACTTATGTACCTAGAGAAACAAATTGTGCAACagacttgcttgcaaaagatgcaaTTAAAATgcttcttctttttggattagtggaGCTCCTGAGTGGCTAA